A region from the Arachis ipaensis cultivar K30076 chromosome B01, Araip1.1, whole genome shotgun sequence genome encodes:
- the LOC107611453 gene encoding heterogeneous nuclear ribonucleoprotein F, whose protein sequence is MFYRGKYADGGDGREMAAKRQRTVDPGSSFYGTSPGSSFMYNPTPYGYVSQPPPPPPFPVVRLRGLPFDCTETDVAEFFHGLDIVDVLFVHKGGKFTGEAFCVLGYPLQVDFALQRNRQNIGRRYVEVFRSKRQEYYKAIANEVSDTRSSSPRRSAPRAKSYDDGKDSAEHTGVLRLRGLPFSASKDDIMDFFKDFVLSEDSVHIVMNSEGRPSGEAYVEFTNAEDSKAAMAKDRMTLGSRYIELFPSSHGEMEDAVSRGR, encoded by the exons ATGTTCTACAGAGG TAAATATGCTGATGGTGGTGATGGGCGTGAAATGGCTGCAAAGCGTCAGCGGACTGTAGATCCGGGATCTTCATTCTATGGTACTTCCCCCGGTTCCAGTTTTATGTACAATCCAACTCCATATGGATATGTCAGCCAACCACCACCTCCTCCACCTTTTCCCGTTGTTCGATTGCGTGGCCTCCCATTCGATTGCACTGAAACTGATGTGGCCGAGTTCTTCCATGGCCTTGATATAGTTGATGTTCTTTTTGTTCACAAAGGTGGAAAGTTCACTGGTGAAGCCTTCTGCGTTCTGGGTTATCCTCTTCAAGTCGACTTTGCTCTTCAAAGAAACAGGCAGAACATAGGTAGAAGATATGTCGAGGTTTTCAGAAGCAAGAGGCAGGAATACTACAAGGCAATTGCAAATGAGGTTTCAGATACTCGAAGTAGTTCACCCCGTCGAAGTGCACCTCGGGCTAAATCATACGATGATGGAAAAGACTCAGCTGAGCATACCGGGGTGTTGCGGCTGAGGGGATTGCCATTTTCTGCTAGCAAGGATGACATAATGGACTTCTTCAAGGATTTTGTGCTGTCCGAAGATTCTGTTCATATTGTAATGAACTCGGAAGGCAGGCCATCCGGAGAGGCTTACGTGGAATTCACAAATGCCGAAGATTCTAAAGCGGCAATGGCAAAGGATAGGATGACACTCGGAAGTCGCTACATAGAGTTATTTCCTTCATCACACGGTGAGATGGAAGATGCAGTTTCAAGAGGACGGTGA